The following proteins come from a genomic window of Solwaraspora sp. WMMA2065:
- a CDS encoding SDR family oxidoreductase: MTPVTVVTGGSRGIGAATVRRLAAAGHDLVIGYRTDAGAAETVRDDVEALGRRAVTVAVDTTDPDAVTSLFDDAAELGPVTGLVNNAGVTSRIGPFVDLTVADLRRVVDVNLVGYVLCAQQAARRMSAGGAIVNVSSAAATLGSPGEYVHYAAVKAATDALTVGLAKELGPRGIRVNGVAPGTVLTGIHALSGEPDRPARVAPVVPLRRAGRPEEIAGAVAWLLSDEASYTTGTVLRVAGGL; encoded by the coding sequence ATGACACCGGTCACCGTGGTCACCGGCGGCAGCCGGGGGATCGGCGCCGCGACCGTACGCCGGCTCGCCGCCGCCGGACACGACCTCGTCATCGGCTACCGGACCGACGCCGGCGCCGCCGAAACGGTACGTGACGACGTCGAAGCGCTCGGCCGGCGCGCCGTCACCGTCGCCGTCGACACCACCGACCCCGACGCGGTGACGAGCCTGTTCGACGACGCCGCCGAACTCGGACCGGTCACCGGACTGGTCAACAACGCCGGCGTCACCAGCCGGATCGGCCCGTTCGTCGACCTCACCGTCGCCGACCTGCGCCGGGTCGTCGACGTCAACCTGGTCGGCTACGTCCTGTGTGCCCAGCAGGCCGCCCGTCGGATGTCCGCCGGCGGCGCCATCGTCAACGTGTCGTCGGCCGCCGCCACCCTCGGCAGCCCCGGCGAGTACGTGCACTACGCCGCGGTCAAGGCCGCCACCGACGCGTTGACCGTCGGTCTGGCCAAGGAACTCGGCCCCCGTGGCATCCGGGTCAACGGCGTCGCGCCGGGCACGGTGCTGACCGGCATCCACGCTCTGTCCGGCGAACCGGACCGGCCGGCCCGGGTGGCGCCGGTAGTGCCGCTGCGCCGGGCGGGCCGGCCCGAGGAGATCGCCGGCGCCGTCGCCTGGCTGCTCAGCGACGAGGCGTCGTACACCACCGGGACGGTACTGCGGGTCGCCGGCGGACTGTGA
- a CDS encoding tyrosine-type recombinase/integrase, translated as MHQFVDLVAVRLVEDFLADRASRKPSPHTLDAYRRDLVAVLRLIGDSTEPTPLPWTDVPLEALDQRRLRAAFARFAAPRSPASVHRAWSTWNSWFNFLVADGIAAGNPMPAVGRPRAPAALPKPLRGEETPETLLAAAARSDPRQRDPWPERDLLVVALALCAGLRLGELLGLRVGSVAGRPGERRIELTGKGGRLRTVPVEAAVDVVVDGYLASRRRRFGPRSVRPGGPLLVDRRGAALRRGGLQYLVRSCFRRAGITERVPRGAQLHALRHTFATRLAEDGANAAEIMRLLGHASLTASQNYIEVTADQQRAAARANRSNRSLRRVVGPA; from the coding sequence ATGCACCAATTTGTGGATCTGGTGGCGGTACGGCTCGTCGAGGACTTCCTCGCCGACCGCGCCTCCCGCAAACCCTCCCCGCACACCCTGGACGCCTACCGCCGCGACCTCGTCGCCGTCCTACGCCTGATCGGCGACTCCACCGAACCGACTCCCCTGCCCTGGACCGACGTACCACTGGAGGCGCTCGACCAACGACGGCTCCGCGCCGCGTTCGCCCGGTTCGCGGCCCCCCGCTCCCCCGCGTCTGTGCACCGGGCCTGGTCGACGTGGAACTCGTGGTTCAACTTCCTGGTCGCCGACGGCATCGCCGCCGGAAACCCGATGCCCGCAGTGGGCCGCCCGCGGGCCCCGGCAGCACTACCGAAGCCGCTGCGAGGCGAGGAGACCCCGGAGACGCTGCTGGCCGCCGCCGCGCGGAGCGACCCCCGCCAGCGCGACCCGTGGCCGGAGCGTGACCTGCTGGTGGTCGCTCTGGCGTTGTGCGCCGGTCTGCGACTCGGCGAGCTGCTGGGGCTGCGGGTCGGCTCGGTCGCGGGACGTCCCGGTGAACGCCGGATCGAGCTGACCGGCAAGGGCGGCCGGCTGCGGACCGTCCCGGTGGAGGCCGCCGTCGACGTCGTCGTCGACGGCTACCTGGCCAGCCGCCGACGACGGTTCGGCCCCCGGTCGGTACGCCCCGGAGGTCCGCTGTTGGTCGACCGGCGCGGTGCCGCCCTGCGGCGCGGCGGCCTGCAGTACCTGGTGCGGTCGTGTTTCCGGCGGGCCGGGATCACCGAGCGGGTGCCGCGGGGTGCGCAGCTGCACGCGCTGCGACACACGTTCGCCACCCGGTTGGCCGAGGACGGGGCGAACGCCGCCGAGATCATGCGGCTGCTGGGGCATGCGAGCCTCACGGCAAGCCAGAACTACATCGAGGTGACGGCCGACCAGCAGCGGGCGGCGGCACGGGCAAACCGGTCGAACCGGTCGCTGCGTCGAGTCGTCGGGCCTGCCTGA